Proteins encoded by one window of Desulfurococcus sp.:
- a CDS encoding ABC transporter permease, with the protein MPGAGRYIARRGLILLASYIAIIIVIAAILELSGYASDIYQAMIREQVRAEVEALVRSGGGKIDPAYVQQFKENRTLQLMKEYGLDKPAYERMWLLVWRALTLNFGKTTDNMVAGVVPTMPPADIAYIISMVLPRTIIVVTVGELIVIAIALVLGPRIAYRHGTLIDRSIVAYAALSSAVPLWWLAMLFIRVFGYQLGWFPTSLRGVTTYLNNFWSNPSQNFLMVLWYITPPLIVFIIIALGSWLYGIRAMLLRVVREDYVMVAKAKGLSEKDITRKYVMRPSLVPILTNVILALAGTLGGMIITESVFDWPGMGTLYYAAIISGDALTITALFVVYVGVYLIARFILEILYILVDPRVRVR; encoded by the coding sequence ATGCCTGGTGCCGGCCGCTATATAGCTAGGCGTGGACTAATACTTCTAGCCTCATATATTGCTATAATTATTGTTATAGCAGCTATACTAGAGCTCTCAGGGTATGCTTCAGACATATACCAGGCAATGATTAGAGAGCAGGTTAGAGCTGAGGTGGAAGCACTAGTAAGAAGTGGTGGCGGTAAAATCGACCCAGCCTACGTGCAGCAGTTCAAGGAGAACCGGACCCTCCAGCTCATGAAGGAGTACGGGCTGGATAAACCAGCATACGAGCGCATGTGGCTGCTCGTGTGGAGAGCGCTAACACTGAACTTTGGTAAGACAACAGATAACATGGTTGCAGGAGTTGTACCCACTATGCCGCCTGCCGACATAGCATACATTATCTCGATGGTTCTACCAAGAACCATCATAGTTGTCACAGTCGGTGAGCTAATAGTTATAGCCATAGCATTAGTACTAGGCCCTCGGATAGCGTACAGGCATGGAACTCTCATTGATAGAAGTATAGTAGCCTACGCAGCTTTATCAAGTGCTGTACCATTATGGTGGCTTGCAATGCTATTTATAAGAGTATTCGGCTACCAGCTTGGATGGTTCCCGACAAGCCTTAGAGGGGTGACAACGTACCTAAACAACTTCTGGTCTAATCCATCCCAGAACTTCCTTATGGTATTATGGTATATCACGCCCCCTCTCATAGTATTCATAATAATAGCCTTAGGTAGCTGGCTCTACGGGATTAGAGCTATGCTTCTAAGGGTGGTAAGAGAGGATTACGTGATGGTTGCAAAAGCAAAGGGGTTATCCGAGAAGGATATAACGAGGAAGTATGTTATGAGGCCTTCTCTTGTACCGATACTAACAAACGTGATCCTAGCATTAGCAGGGACGCTCGGCGGCATGATAATCACTGAGTCAGTCTTCGATTGGCCGGGGATGGGCACGCTATACTATGCTGCAATAATATCAGGTGACGCCCTCACTATTACAGCATTGTTCGTCGTCTACGTAGGTGTATACTTAATAGCTAGATTCATCCTCGAAATACTATACATACTGGTAGACCCCAGGGTCAGAGTAAGGTAG
- a CDS encoding Na+/H+ antiporter subunit E gives MIQVGRFTRALVVAALSYVTYIVFSGSIQPYDLITGAVVACVVGVLFSNITISNPWKIAQPSRWFWLVFYAVKYFTLYEALAHIDVIKRILHPKTPVRPAIVKVPYEVSSDYAITATANSITNTPGTVVVEIREDEKAFYVHWIYAPTVEPEEARKGISLAFEEYSKRIFE, from the coding sequence GTGATTCAAGTGGGGAGGTTCACTAGGGCACTCGTGGTTGCTGCACTCTCATATGTAACCTACATAGTGTTCTCGGGTAGTATTCAACCCTACGACCTCATCACTGGAGCAGTAGTTGCATGCGTTGTAGGAGTCTTATTCTCTAATATAACCATCTCGAATCCATGGAAGATTGCTCAGCCCTCCAGGTGGTTCTGGCTGGTTTTCTACGCAGTAAAATACTTCACTCTCTACGAGGCATTAGCTCATATAGATGTCATTAAGAGGATACTTCACCCTAAGACACCAGTGAGGCCAGCGATAGTTAAAGTCCCCTACGAGGTTTCCTCAGACTATGCTATAACAGCGACAGCCAACTCTATAACGAATACCCCGGGAACCGTTGTCGTTGAGATTAGAGAGGATGAGAAAGCCTTCTACGTTCACTGGATTTACGCTCCAACCGTGGAGCCGGAGGAGGCTAGGAAGGGGATATCCCTTGCATTCGAGGAGTACTCGAAGCGTATATTCGAGTGA
- a CDS encoding sodium:proton antiporter, which yields MILYLEDPSLAATLVMAGSGVILLVLSILYYTLKSRRVRVSEAYLSGEGEDVVGELSPGVGSLYFSFMKRFAGSLYKVLTERVQTGSLHDWFNFISSWLGLLVLLAIVALILMLTGW from the coding sequence ATGATACTGTACCTCGAGGATCCATCTCTTGCAGCCACGCTAGTCATGGCTGGAAGCGGCGTTATCCTGCTAGTATTGAGCATTCTCTACTATACATTGAAGTCTAGGAGGGTGAGGGTTAGTGAAGCCTACTTGTCTGGTGAAGGAGAAGATGTTGTAGGTGAGTTGTCCCCAGGAGTTGGTAGCCTCTACTTCAGCTTTATGAAGAGGTTTGCAGGCAGCTTGTACAAGGTGCTCACAGAGAGAGTTCAAACCGGTAGCTTACACGACTGGTTCAACTTCATCTCCTCGTGGCTAGGGCTCCTCGTGCTCCTCGCTATAGTAGCCCTCATACTCATGCTTACAGGGTGGTAG
- a CDS encoding ABC transporter permease, whose amino-acid sequence MKSARELSTMDKIRLKILKPFKNVLKEIWSMTTGKIALILIIVLTLISISAALTMPPGFLESWQSAAYWEDNPIIAPPSWVKYLGEKIAPSVIDVKTKPDIRPQWDPSTGILVLTYRFQYTLDNPVLPQDYYLAVEAKTLEGRAPQVTVGVKRPDGINVVLWDVQLAAQSNETLVSYKTNPADIVSQKFNAFVIKLLEEYNVTVSESITGENEEIIALSNSKLLDAVSKKIVQPTIVLSVFQEPVDISRWVSRNTGAVNETLGTILNGVIALRKYLEGINAPSKVLQPVAYVESNITYLVSNIDKVTFSEVYETLRNSIQLLKEAYKYSMLEDVPPEASARINDLLSYVDKQVSNMKTTVSFINVDPVFGVLTGNYVFELNVTYTNVTELPLNAESLVKQAKFVVKGTASGILGTINNGMDLATLLYYGFPIALLIGLVASVSSTLIGVIAGITSGYYGGWIDEAIQRTVDVLNNIPFLPLMIIIGSTAQKTLPPGAQKSFYIIMLYVIILIIFSWTGLAIVVRSMTLSIKEEPYVEAARAMGASNKRIIFHHIFPQVMMYAVATLVFNVPGAILTEAGLSVLGLRHGWPTWGAVLAEARTAGIAGYSAWWWIIPPGLLLSITSLTFVLLGLAVERIVEPRLRTM is encoded by the coding sequence ATGAAGAGCGCTAGAGAGTTGTCAACAATGGATAAAATTCGCTTGAAGATCCTAAAACCCTTTAAGAACGTGTTGAAAGAGATATGGAGCATGACCACTGGTAAGATAGCGTTAATACTAATCATCGTCTTAACCTTAATATCGATATCAGCAGCACTCACAATGCCACCAGGCTTCCTAGAGTCATGGCAGAGCGCGGCATACTGGGAGGATAACCCGATTATAGCACCGCCTTCATGGGTTAAATACCTTGGTGAGAAGATAGCTCCAAGTGTTATAGACGTGAAAACAAAGCCTGATATAAGACCGCAGTGGGATCCATCTACCGGAATACTAGTACTAACCTATAGATTCCAGTACACACTTGATAACCCAGTACTCCCCCAAGACTACTATCTTGCTGTTGAAGCAAAGACCCTAGAGGGTAGGGCACCACAGGTTACAGTAGGCGTTAAGAGACCCGACGGTATAAACGTGGTTTTATGGGATGTACAGCTGGCTGCTCAGAGCAATGAGACTCTAGTCTCCTATAAGACTAATCCAGCAGATATAGTAAGCCAGAAATTCAATGCATTTGTAATTAAGCTTCTAGAAGAATACAATGTGACAGTATCCGAGAGCATAACAGGTGAAAATGAAGAGATAATCGCTCTCTCTAATTCAAAGCTGCTGGATGCTGTCAGCAAGAAGATAGTGCAACCCACGATAGTCCTCTCAGTATTCCAGGAGCCAGTTGATATTAGTAGATGGGTGAGCAGAAATACTGGCGCGGTAAATGAAACCCTTGGAACAATTCTAAACGGAGTTATAGCTCTTAGAAAATACCTTGAAGGCATTAATGCTCCAAGCAAAGTTCTACAGCCGGTAGCTTACGTGGAGTCTAATATAACCTACCTGGTAAGCAATATTGATAAGGTAACGTTTAGTGAAGTCTACGAGACGCTGAGAAACAGTATTCAACTTCTCAAAGAAGCATACAAGTATTCCATGCTAGAGGATGTTCCCCCTGAGGCGTCAGCTAGAATAAACGACTTACTGAGCTACGTGGATAAACAGGTCTCTAACATGAAGACAACTGTCTCCTTTATAAACGTGGATCCAGTATTCGGAGTACTAACTGGGAATTACGTCTTTGAATTAAATGTGACTTACACGAATGTTACAGAGCTCCCATTGAACGCTGAATCACTTGTAAAGCAAGCTAAGTTTGTTGTGAAAGGCACAGCTTCAGGTATTCTAGGCACAATAAACAACGGTATGGATCTAGCTACACTACTATACTATGGCTTCCCGATAGCCCTGCTAATAGGCTTAGTAGCTTCTGTCTCCTCAACGCTTATAGGGGTTATAGCTGGCATCACTAGTGGCTACTACGGTGGATGGATTGATGAAGCAATCCAGAGAACAGTTGACGTGCTGAATAATATTCCATTCCTACCGTTAATGATAATTATTGGGAGTACAGCTCAGAAGACACTGCCTCCTGGAGCCCAGAAGTCATTCTACATAATAATGCTCTACGTCATAATACTGATAATATTCAGCTGGACTGGCCTTGCAATAGTAGTACGCTCAATGACCCTCAGCATAAAGGAGGAACCCTATGTTGAAGCTGCTAGAGCAATGGGGGCTTCCAACAAGCGGATAATATTCCACCACATATTCCCGCAGGTAATGATGTACGCTGTAGCTACACTAGTATTTAACGTTCCAGGCGCTATACTCACTGAAGCAGGGTTAAGTGTATTAGGGCTCAGGCACGGCTGGCCAACATGGGGTGCAGTGCTAGCTGAAGCCAGGACTGCAGGTATAGCCGGGTACTCAGCGTGGTGGTGGATAATACCACCAGGCTTACTATTATCAATAACATCCCTTACATTCGTGCTACTCGGTCTAGCTGTTGAGAGAATCGTAGAGCCGCGCTTGAGAACCATGTAG
- a CDS encoding sodium:proton antiporter, whose protein sequence is MSSPLVSYLFTLTLFSLIFNFAISIYGLFFRPHYVKKLIALTIFSDTLNAFAVYIGYRRWVNGVSPRPPVLVTEPAPSNLQEFVQRAVDPLPQALVLTAVVIGLAVTLFLVFLGYQLYKHYHTLDMRGIRRLKG, encoded by the coding sequence GTGAGTAGTCCTCTCGTAAGCTACTTGTTCACTCTTACACTATTCTCCTTGATATTCAACTTCGCTATATCGATATACGGGCTTTTCTTCAGGCCGCACTACGTTAAGAAGCTGATAGCTCTAACCATATTCTCGGATACACTTAACGCTTTCGCAGTATACATCGGCTACAGGAGGTGGGTTAACGGGGTTAGCCCGCGTCCACCAGTACTCGTCACCGAGCCGGCTCCAAGCAACCTCCAGGAGTTTGTTCAAAGGGCTGTAGACCCGTTACCCCAGGCACTCGTGTTAACTGCTGTAGTCATAGGTTTAGCTGTCACGTTATTCCTAGTCTTCCTAGGCTACCAGCTCTACAAGCACTACCATACACTTGATATGAGGGGGATAAGAAGGCTCAAGGGGTGA
- a CDS encoding NADH-quinone oxidoreductase subunit H — protein MDALITLQLVLSTLVYPGLLFLMMLAFLTQYLVRKISARYQRRMGPAYVGPYGILQPLADFWKLLRAKEVVKSRYSMQRVAEVSLLIGVASITASMLILPLGFLSIQSPMDFLVFFYMSSVMPILMLTIASLSMPGPYTSLGVSRLLSILTISEPVYFTGLFIPCYIATFKEPAVLSVAEASMLIPRLWVNPATILILVFSLIALLASIQAKAMYPPFNIPEAEQEIIAGFETEFSGPLLALATLLHDMDLTVSLLAVTFIVLGGPAPFNAESLGGVVAVVLKYVALLTVVATIKNIYGRYRLEQALHQLVKYGGIPAILSLLLTVIWILTP, from the coding sequence ATGGACGCCTTAATCACGCTGCAACTCGTGTTATCCACGCTAGTATACCCAGGGCTACTGTTTTTAATGATGCTTGCATTCCTCACTCAGTACCTTGTCAGGAAGATCAGTGCTAGATACCAGAGGAGGATGGGGCCAGCGTATGTTGGACCCTACGGTATCCTGCAGCCGCTCGCAGACTTCTGGAAGCTATTGAGGGCTAAAGAAGTAGTTAAATCGAGGTACAGCATGCAGAGGGTAGCAGAGGTCTCACTGTTAATCGGGGTAGCCAGTATTACTGCATCAATGCTGATACTCCCCTTAGGGTTCCTCAGTATTCAGAGCCCGATGGACTTCCTCGTATTCTTCTACATGTCTAGTGTTATGCCTATACTCATGCTCACTATAGCATCGCTATCCATGCCAGGCCCCTATACTAGTCTAGGTGTCTCAAGACTCCTCAGTATTCTAACAATCAGTGAGCCAGTCTACTTTACAGGTCTCTTCATACCATGCTATATAGCGACGTTCAAGGAGCCAGCTGTACTCTCAGTCGCTGAGGCGTCAATGCTGATCCCCAGGCTATGGGTTAACCCTGCTACAATACTAATCCTGGTATTCTCGCTGATAGCTCTACTAGCATCTATTCAAGCTAAAGCCATGTACCCGCCATTCAATATACCTGAAGCCGAGCAGGAGATAATAGCCGGCTTTGAAACAGAGTTCTCAGGTCCTCTTCTAGCACTAGCCACGCTCCTCCATGATATGGATTTAACAGTCTCACTACTAGCGGTAACCTTTATAGTTCTCGGAGGACCAGCTCCATTTAATGCTGAATCACTAGGTGGGGTTGTAGCCGTAGTATTAAAGTATGTAGCACTCCTCACGGTTGTAGCAACAATTAAAAACATATACGGGAGGTATAGGCTCGAGCAAGCCCTCCACCAGCTAGTGAAGTACGGTGGGATCCCGGCAATCCTATCCCTGCTACTCACAGTGATCTGGATTCTTACCCCGTAG
- a CDS encoding proton-conducting transporter membrane subunit, with translation MLEALAYNLTGLLIPLLALTAFITPLLDKLAPGGRTPSILALIGSSIAAISSLIILAEVYRSGQPILYKFGGWPPHFGIVYEVDELNALIGACSALIMLAVTVYSTWYSRHLDEPLWYYILLVGLEIGILGCIYTGDVFNLFVMLEVLSVSAYGLVAYHKNRAEAVEAAAKYALIGAVATNLYFGALVILYATHGSLNMGVLSRIAEEYVAARDALKYAGMIVVAFSLWVFTYKSALFPNHFWLPDAHPEAPTPVSAALSGLVVNVGIYATMRFLYTIFGPSSYLAGYREAVLAALFILGSISGLIGALMMMNQRDVKRLLAYSTISHVGIIYIGLTAGFQAGDTSAVEIAVAGAIAHIISHSIAKSMLFMASGVFIDSAGSRNMDEMKGVGRLHPLASFAWITGFLSLAGLPPLLGFYSKLLIYYGYTSMGFLLGSMLVIVVSALSLPGYFKAIYSVVFGVGRRQFEKVEAGRVEILLAVMALSLLALGAVFPFIEWVFKDASSSIVTVEGVARYSSRAIEEITIRVLGGGG, from the coding sequence ATGCTTGAAGCTCTAGCCTACAATTTAACCGGGCTGCTCATCCCGTTGCTAGCTCTCACAGCATTCATAACGCCGCTGCTAGATAAGCTGGCTCCTGGTGGAAGAACTCCGAGTATACTAGCGTTGATAGGCTCCTCTATAGCAGCTATTTCATCGCTTATAATACTTGCTGAAGTCTACAGGTCGGGCCAGCCAATCCTATACAAGTTCGGCGGGTGGCCTCCACACTTCGGCATCGTCTACGAGGTGGATGAGCTGAACGCTTTAATTGGAGCTTGTAGTGCTCTAATAATGCTTGCTGTCACAGTCTACTCAACCTGGTACAGCCGCCACCTCGATGAACCCTTATGGTACTATATCCTACTCGTAGGCTTGGAGATAGGGATACTAGGATGCATATACACAGGCGACGTATTCAATCTCTTCGTAATGCTCGAGGTTCTAAGCGTCTCCGCCTACGGTCTTGTAGCATACCATAAGAATAGAGCTGAAGCTGTTGAAGCAGCAGCAAAGTACGCGTTGATAGGTGCAGTAGCAACAAACCTCTACTTTGGAGCCCTCGTCATACTCTACGCTACACACGGCTCTCTTAACATGGGGGTTCTCTCCAGGATTGCAGAGGAGTATGTTGCCGCTAGAGACGCCTTAAAGTACGCTGGAATGATAGTGGTCGCATTCTCGCTGTGGGTATTCACCTACAAGTCAGCTCTCTTCCCCAATCACTTCTGGCTACCCGATGCCCATCCTGAGGCACCAACACCTGTATCAGCAGCTCTCTCAGGCCTAGTAGTCAATGTCGGTATCTACGCTACCATGAGGTTCCTCTACACGATCTTCGGTCCCAGCAGCTATTTAGCCGGGTACCGTGAAGCCGTGCTGGCAGCATTATTCATTCTTGGCTCAATAAGCGGCTTAATAGGCGCTTTAATGATGATGAATCAGAGGGACGTGAAGAGGCTGCTCGCCTACAGCACGATAAGCCATGTTGGCATAATATACATAGGGCTTACAGCAGGCTTTCAAGCCGGGGATACCAGTGCAGTCGAGATAGCTGTAGCAGGTGCTATAGCACACATAATCTCCCACAGTATAGCTAAGTCAATGCTCTTCATGGCTAGCGGCGTCTTCATTGATTCAGCTGGATCAAGAAACATGGATGAAATGAAGGGTGTTGGAAGACTCCACCCTCTCGCAAGCTTCGCTTGGATTACAGGGTTCCTCAGTCTCGCAGGCCTGCCACCACTACTAGGCTTCTACTCCAAGCTGCTAATATACTACGGGTATACATCCATGGGCTTCCTGCTTGGAAGCATGCTGGTAATAGTAGTATCAGCTCTCTCCCTGCCAGGCTACTTTAAAGCAATATACTCCGTGGTCTTCGGGGTAGGAAGACGGCAGTTCGAGAAGGTTGAAGCAGGAAGAGTTGAAATTCTCCTTGCAGTCATGGCGTTATCACTCCTCGCTCTAGGAGCAGTATTCCCGTTCATAGAGTGGGTTTTCAAGGATGCCTCCTCATCTATTGTGACAGTAGAGGGGGTTGCAAGGTATAGTAGTAGAGCTATAGAGGAGATTACTATTAGAGTGCTTGGAGGTGGTGGGTGA
- a CDS encoding ABC transporter substrate-binding protein, translating to MSRYIPLLALAMILASIVFIPLLTVVEAQEVKPGPASDKIIAVRKTIEEVPDALSTGDIYAYLFSVRPVQAAVLQGMPGIKLYTAPAGLIELTLNPAPVHVEVFKGNLTLSEAAARLGVPEVAIVNIYYSDGNTIVELGAYPGKGVNPLAFKQIRFALNYLIDRATVTSTIMRGFAVPMYTFLSQYDPDYALIADIVAKYEFTYNPDYVNAVVTDILTKIGAVKVGGKWTYEGSPITLKFIIRPEDERRDIGYLFSAELKKLGFTVDDIEMPFAQAIDVIYGTDPAEFQWHIYTAGWGKGGINRYDSAAIAQFCAPWFGNMPGWQEPAFWNYRNDKIDDLTLRIYNGNYTSKAERDELYRNATELCIDDSIRIWVATRLDAWPVRTDVKGVTLDLGAGLRGIWNLREMYVEGKSELKVGHLYVWTASSAWNWWGGFSDVYSADFAGVTYDPSVWAHPFNGEPIPFRTPYAVETAGPKGELDVPSNAVIWDVNAKKWVNVAPGTKAKSRVVFDFSKLVGTKFHNGITITFADVVGYLAFLFDLVYDPVYSSLEPRLSSQAKPWADTVKGFVFDPEKKRVTVYVDYWHFDENYIASWASFSPVNPVEIHAVTFDLALNRRAETNYVLYQRKGYSWFSLVWPEHVTKVNETLKNWRNNETAFNWVNKYANGLLSWDEWQARINADIQWIAKYNLAWISYGPFMLTTLDTQNQILVLEAFRDPSYPFKKGDWYFGEPVLTSIVSVSLETPAPEVPGKIVPGLPANITVKLSGIPPFSLKYIVKDPAGAIIATGSGVKVSEDTFSVSLSPELTKNMVYGGRYTLLLIGTSEEIAVPTISKQVISVASISEAARIEAKQKPLSEVLGEVRNATLRQIDYILSQLEGQLTPDLDTLRKQLGSALADTATALVELITTYNSITSDQYSTSLQNAVSTITGQVSTQLQSVRGDVATLSQEVASLKSSVSDTQNAVSTLQTYVIVNIVLTLVAIILAIVALIRKPKA from the coding sequence TTGTCTAGGTATATACCACTATTAGCGTTAGCCATGATACTAGCCTCAATAGTATTCATACCCCTTCTAACAGTAGTAGAAGCCCAGGAGGTTAAACCCGGGCCGGCATCCGATAAAATAATAGCGGTGAGAAAGACTATAGAGGAGGTACCTGACGCCCTATCAACTGGCGATATATACGCGTACCTATTCTCCGTGAGGCCTGTTCAAGCAGCAGTACTCCAGGGTATGCCGGGCATAAAACTCTACACAGCTCCAGCCGGCTTAATAGAGCTCACGCTAAACCCCGCCCCAGTGCACGTAGAAGTCTTTAAAGGTAACCTCACGTTAAGTGAGGCTGCAGCTAGACTAGGAGTACCAGAGGTAGCGATAGTCAACATATACTATAGTGATGGCAATACTATAGTAGAGCTGGGAGCATACCCAGGTAAAGGTGTTAACCCATTAGCATTCAAGCAGATAAGATTCGCCCTCAACTACTTGATTGATAGAGCCACTGTAACCAGCACTATAATGAGAGGGTTCGCAGTCCCAATGTACACATTCCTAAGCCAGTACGACCCTGACTACGCTTTAATAGCCGATATAGTAGCAAAATACGAGTTCACGTACAACCCTGACTACGTTAACGCTGTTGTAACAGACATCCTAACTAAGATTGGCGCAGTAAAGGTGGGTGGGAAGTGGACTTACGAGGGTTCACCTATAACATTAAAATTCATAATAAGGCCTGAAGACGAAAGGAGGGATATAGGCTACCTGTTCTCAGCAGAGCTCAAGAAGCTAGGCTTCACTGTAGATGACATAGAGATGCCTTTCGCTCAGGCTATAGACGTAATCTATGGAACAGACCCAGCTGAATTCCAGTGGCACATATATACTGCTGGATGGGGTAAAGGCGGCATAAACCGCTACGACTCAGCTGCAATAGCCCAGTTCTGTGCTCCATGGTTCGGAAACATGCCTGGATGGCAGGAGCCAGCATTCTGGAACTACAGGAATGATAAGATAGATGACTTAACCCTGAGGATTTACAACGGCAACTATACTAGTAAAGCAGAGAGGGATGAACTATACAGGAATGCAACAGAGCTCTGTATAGATGATTCTATTAGAATATGGGTTGCCACTAGGCTAGACGCCTGGCCTGTAAGAACAGACGTCAAGGGTGTAACCTTAGATTTAGGTGCTGGGTTAAGAGGTATATGGAACCTCCGTGAGATGTACGTTGAAGGCAAGAGCGAGCTGAAAGTAGGCCACCTCTACGTCTGGACTGCATCTAGCGCTTGGAACTGGTGGGGTGGATTCTCAGACGTCTACAGTGCTGACTTCGCTGGAGTAACATACGATCCCTCGGTGTGGGCTCACCCATTCAACGGTGAGCCAATACCATTTAGGACACCCTATGCTGTAGAGACAGCTGGCCCTAAGGGAGAACTAGACGTCCCCTCGAATGCAGTAATATGGGATGTCAACGCCAAGAAGTGGGTTAACGTGGCTCCTGGAACCAAGGCTAAAAGCCGTGTTGTCTTCGACTTCAGTAAGCTCGTAGGCACAAAGTTCCACAACGGGATAACTATAACATTCGCTGATGTAGTAGGTTACCTAGCATTCCTATTCGACTTAGTATACGATCCAGTCTACAGCTCGCTGGAGCCACGGTTATCCAGCCAGGCTAAGCCGTGGGCTGACACGGTCAAAGGCTTCGTATTCGATCCTGAGAAGAAGAGGGTGACAGTGTATGTAGACTACTGGCACTTCGATGAGAACTATATTGCTTCATGGGCATCCTTCAGCCCGGTTAACCCGGTTGAAATACACGCGGTAACATTCGATCTAGCCCTTAACAGGAGAGCTGAAACAAACTACGTGCTATACCAGAGGAAGGGGTACTCTTGGTTCAGCCTTGTATGGCCAGAGCATGTGACCAAAGTAAACGAGACCTTAAAGAACTGGCGGAATAATGAGACAGCATTCAACTGGGTGAACAAGTATGCTAATGGACTACTATCATGGGATGAATGGCAGGCTAGAATAAACGCTGATATACAATGGATTGCCAAGTATAACCTCGCGTGGATAAGCTACGGTCCATTCATGCTGACAACACTAGATACCCAGAACCAGATACTAGTGCTCGAGGCGTTCAGAGATCCATCATATCCGTTCAAGAAGGGAGACTGGTACTTCGGTGAGCCCGTCTTAACATCAATAGTATCAGTATCACTTGAGACACCAGCACCAGAGGTGCCCGGTAAGATAGTGCCAGGCCTGCCAGCAAATATAACTGTTAAACTATCAGGTATTCCACCGTTCTCGCTGAAGTACATTGTAAAAGACCCAGCGGGTGCTATAATAGCTACTGGAAGCGGCGTAAAAGTATCTGAAGACACATTCAGCGTATCATTGAGCCCCGAGCTAACTAAGAACATGGTTTATGGAGGCAGGTACACGCTGCTACTCATAGGTACATCTGAAGAAATAGCTGTACCAACAATCTCCAAGCAGGTTATCAGTGTAGCTTCAATATCAGAGGCTGCGAGAATTGAAGCTAAGCAGAAGCCTCTAAGCGAGGTGCTAGGTGAGGTCAGGAACGCCACGCTCCGCCAGATAGACTACATATTATCACAGCTTGAAGGACAGTTAACACCCGACTTAGATACGCTGAGGAAGCAGTTAGGGTCTGCTCTAGCAGACACTGCTACAGCTCTAGTAGAGCTCATTACAACATATAATAGTATAACATCAGACCAGTACAGTACATCACTCCAGAATGCCGTCTCAACTATAACAGGGCAGGTATCAACACAGCTGCAAAGCGTCCGCGGTGATGTAGCAACACTTTCACAGGAGGTAGCAAGCCTCAAGAGTAGTGTCAGCGATACACAGAATGCTGTCAGCACTCTCCAGACCTACGTTATAGTGAACATAGTGTTAACACTGGTAGCAATAATACTAGCAATAGTAGCATTAATTAGAAAGCCTAAGGCTTAA